From a region of the bacterium genome:
- a CDS encoding class II aldolase/adducin family protein, whose product MTSLVLLRRQMVEIGRRLQQQNLIVAAEGNLSVRLGGHAFLVTPSGVGKGDLRVQDLLEIDAAGRCPRGRPSSEWPLHRRIYENRPDIGAICHAHPPWATAFAAAGRDLDGSLLTETAAILGRVPVCSRAEPGTEAAADSVLPHIRSHDAVLLGSHGAVTVGRDLPAAFALLETVERLAQVTLLASLARGEGGSLPPGLR is encoded by the coding sequence ATGACCAGCCTGGTCCTCCTGAGGCGGCAGATGGTCGAGATCGGCCGCCGGTTGCAGCAGCAGAACCTGATCGTGGCCGCCGAGGGGAACCTGTCGGTTCGACTCGGCGGCCACGCTTTTCTGGTAACGCCCTCGGGCGTGGGGAAGGGCGACCTGCGGGTCCAGGACCTGCTCGAGATCGATGCCGCGGGCCGTTGCCCGCGTGGGCGCCCATCCAGTGAATGGCCCCTTCACCGCCGCATCTACGAGAACCGCCCGGACATCGGGGCGATCTGCCACGCGCATCCACCCTGGGCCACGGCCTTTGCCGCCGCAGGGCGCGACCTCGACGGCTCCCTGCTGACGGAAACCGCAGCCATCCTGGGCAGGGTTCCCGTGTGTTCGCGGGCCGAACCGGGGACGGAAGCTGCAGCCGATTCGGTGCTGCCGCATATCCGCAGCCATGACGCGGTGCTGCTCGGCAGCCATGGCGCCGTGACGGTGGGGCGCGATTTGCCGGCCGCTTTCGCGCTGCTGGAGACGGTGGAGAGATTGGCGCAGGTCACGCTGCTGGCATCGCTGGCGCGAGGCGAGGGGGGCAGCCTGCCACCGGGCCTGCGCTGA
- a CDS encoding DUF58 domain-containing protein translates to MADQNRNVQIPAEILAAVRRIEIRTRRLVEEVFSGEYHSVFKGTGMEFREVREYVPGDDVRAIDWNVTARTGDPFVKLYDEERELTVMLAVDLSRSGRFGSGARFKSEVAAELCGVLAFAAIANKDKVGLVLFSDRVEKFIPPAKGRSHVLRLIRELLTFEPEGRGTDLDAPLRLLGSVLKRKATVFLVSDFWAGDFTTSLSVLSRRHDVVAVRVRDPRESALLELGLVHWVDAETGRPLLIDTSSARVRRRLAAGAEAHDGALSKLFQSRGVDVVDIDATGSYVEPLRRFFLGREGRQGRRRAR, encoded by the coding sequence ATGGCCGACCAGAACCGCAACGTCCAGATCCCTGCCGAGATCCTCGCCGCCGTGCGCAGGATCGAGATTCGCACGCGCCGCCTCGTGGAGGAGGTGTTCTCCGGTGAATACCATTCGGTGTTCAAGGGCACCGGCATGGAGTTCCGCGAGGTGCGCGAGTACGTACCCGGCGACGATGTCCGCGCCATCGACTGGAACGTGACGGCACGCACGGGAGACCCCTTCGTCAAGCTCTACGATGAAGAGCGCGAACTGACGGTGATGCTGGCGGTGGACCTCAGTCGCAGCGGGCGCTTCGGCAGCGGCGCACGTTTCAAGTCCGAGGTCGCGGCGGAATTGTGCGGCGTGCTGGCTTTTGCAGCCATCGCCAACAAGGACAAGGTCGGCCTCGTCCTGTTCAGTGACAGGGTCGAGAAGTTCATTCCCCCGGCCAAGGGCCGCAGCCACGTGCTCCGCCTGATCCGCGAACTGCTTACCTTCGAGCCCGAGGGCCGCGGCACGGACCTGGATGCGCCGCTGCGGCTGCTCGGTTCCGTCCTCAAGCGGAAGGCGACGGTCTTCCTGGTGTCCGACTTCTGGGCCGGCGATTTCACGACCAGCCTGTCCGTCCTTTCGCGGCGGCATGATGTCGTGGCCGTCAGGGTCCGCGACCCTCGTGAGTCGGCACTGCTGGAACTCGGACTCGTTCACTGGGTCGATGCCGAAACCGGGCGTCCGTTGCTGATCGACACCTCTTCGGCCCGGGTCAGGCGCCGGCTCGCCGCCGGTGCGGAGGCGCACGACGGGGCGCTCTCGAAGCTGTTCCAGTCGCGCGGTGTCGACGTCGTCGATATCGACGCGACCGGTTCGTACGTCGAACCGTTGCGACGCTTCTTCCTCGGTCGCGAAGGCCGCCAGGGCCGGCGGAGGGCGCGGTGA
- a CDS encoding VWA domain-containing protein, which produces MRFGVQPWLWVVPLLPVLWLALRLGEGRNRSGLRRLLGERASEHVEGRHGTLLGWDRFLLLAGLFWLLIALARPQWGASEVTVTQRGSDVVVALDISNSMLAEDVAPSRLERAKTELGSFLGRVQESRIGLVFFAGAAFVQCPLTLDYGTADMFLKMADTDLLSEQGTNIGAALATARQLLAKGRGADGDDGSGFQAILLVTDGEDLEGDWEKEAEACRKDGIRVIPVGVGSTEGGLIPAVDRSGRPAGYQKDDEGNVVTTHLNLEALEKLGAMGDAGTFRLGIDGLAGDRLYRELQRLGRRDLEDRRVSAYQERYIWPLALAILCFLLRLGLRPRRGALAGVLAATFLLFAGQAMAAPDLVRAGAVAAAEGRRLYGEGDFEKALTAFEGAVVQAPDDPVLSLAVGETLFRLERYPEAMREFDRALALTDDPALRAEALYNRGTTALSSGDAEAAAKALRESLALAPERTDALVNLEAALRRLEQQQKQDEQKQDEQKQDEQKQDEQKQDQQKQDQQKQDQQKQDQQKQDEQKQDQQKQDQQQEQQQQEQQQQEQQQQDQQKQDQQQEQQQQQQQKDGAAPELTDEQAAQILKALDRDEEELKRSLQKRVQGGRPKSGKRW; this is translated from the coding sequence ATGAGGTTCGGCGTGCAGCCGTGGCTCTGGGTCGTTCCGTTGCTGCCGGTGCTCTGGCTGGCGCTCCGCCTGGGGGAGGGCCGGAACCGGTCCGGATTGCGGCGACTGCTTGGCGAGCGGGCGTCCGAGCACGTCGAGGGTCGGCATGGCACCCTGCTGGGGTGGGACCGCTTCCTCCTGCTGGCCGGCCTGTTCTGGCTGCTGATCGCGCTGGCGCGCCCGCAGTGGGGAGCCAGCGAGGTGACCGTGACGCAGCGCGGGTCCGATGTCGTCGTTGCGCTGGACATCTCGAATTCGATGCTGGCCGAGGACGTGGCGCCCAGTCGTCTCGAGCGCGCGAAGACGGAGCTCGGCAGCTTCCTCGGACGGGTGCAGGAAAGCCGCATCGGCCTCGTGTTCTTCGCGGGCGCGGCATTCGTGCAGTGCCCGCTGACGCTCGATTACGGGACCGCGGACATGTTCCTGAAGATGGCCGACACGGACCTGCTGTCCGAACAGGGCACGAACATCGGCGCGGCCCTCGCGACGGCCCGGCAGTTGCTGGCCAAGGGTCGCGGCGCAGACGGCGACGACGGCAGCGGTTTCCAGGCCATCCTGCTCGTGACCGACGGCGAGGATCTCGAAGGCGACTGGGAGAAGGAAGCGGAGGCCTGCCGCAAGGACGGCATTCGCGTGATCCCCGTGGGTGTCGGCAGCACCGAGGGCGGGCTGATCCCGGCGGTTGACCGCTCCGGGCGACCTGCCGGTTACCAGAAGGACGACGAGGGCAACGTCGTGACAACACACCTCAATCTCGAAGCGCTCGAGAAGCTCGGCGCCATGGGTGACGCCGGCACGTTCCGGCTGGGCATCGATGGGCTGGCTGGCGACCGCCTGTACCGCGAATTGCAGCGCCTCGGTCGCCGCGACCTTGAGGATCGGCGCGTGTCGGCCTACCAGGAACGGTATATCTGGCCGCTTGCGCTGGCGATCCTGTGCTTCCTGCTGCGTCTTGGCCTGCGCCCGCGGCGGGGAGCGCTGGCCGGCGTCCTGGCCGCGACGTTCCTGCTGTTCGCTGGCCAGGCTATGGCTGCACCCGACCTGGTCCGCGCCGGCGCCGTTGCCGCAGCCGAGGGACGCCGCCTGTACGGAGAGGGAGACTTCGAGAAGGCCCTGACGGCGTTTGAGGGTGCGGTCGTGCAGGCCCCTGATGATCCCGTCCTCAGCCTGGCGGTCGGGGAAACGCTGTTCCGGCTCGAGCGTTATCCGGAAGCCATGCGTGAATTCGATCGCGCCCTTGCCTTGACCGACGACCCGGCGCTTCGTGCGGAGGCCCTCTACAATCGCGGCACCACGGCCCTCTCGAGCGGCGATGCCGAGGCGGCAGCGAAGGCCTTGCGCGAGTCACTGGCCCTGGCTCCGGAACGAACAGACGCACTGGTCAACCTGGAGGCTGCGCTGCGCCGGCTGGAGCAGCAGCAGAAGCAGGACGAACAGAAGCAGGACGAGCAGAAGCAGGACGAACAGAAGCAGGACGAACAGAAGCAGGACCAGCAGAAGCAGGACCAGCAGAAGCAGGATCAGCAGAAGCAGGACCAGCAGAAGCAGGACGAACAGAAGCAGGACCAGCAGAAGCAAGACCAGCAGCAGGAACAACAGCAGCAGGAACAACAGCAGCAGGAACAACAGCAGCAGGATCAGCAGAAGCAGGACCAGCAGCAGGAGCAACAGCAACAGCAACAGCAGAAGGACGGGGCCGCACCCGAATTGACGGATGAACAGGCGGCGCAGATCCTCAAGGCCCTCGATCGCGACGAGGAAGAACTGAAGCGCTCGCTGCAGAAGCGCGTGCAGGGTGGACGACCGAAAAGTGGGAAGAGATGGTGA
- a CDS encoding VWA domain-containing protein: protein MMEFARPWLLAALPFVIAVAWWRSRGVPAAGRLRHPNVALFGAGVRGWRVRAVSLLPWLSALGVALLVVAASGPRQAHRSEEVEGEGTDIVLALDISGSMQSLDFQPLDRLESAKAVIREFISGRPHDQIGLVVFAARAFTQCPLTLDHPVLTGFLDEIRVGLVDDGTAIGLGLATAVSRLQRSTSPSRTIILLTDGVNNVPTLEPETAARLAKTFGIRVYAVAIGREGMVPFPVEDPIFGRRTRQIESKIDLALLRRIADTTGGEMFQATDPEALQNIFRKIDEMEKVRFRTTVSTWYRERMAWFAVPGLVLLLAEALLAATWLRRLP from the coding sequence ATGATGGAATTCGCCCGGCCCTGGCTCCTGGCGGCGCTGCCGTTCGTCATCGCTGTGGCCTGGTGGCGGAGCAGGGGCGTCCCGGCTGCCGGTCGCCTGCGGCACCCGAACGTGGCGCTCTTCGGCGCTGGCGTGCGCGGGTGGCGGGTCCGGGCGGTCTCCCTGCTGCCCTGGCTCTCGGCGCTGGGCGTTGCGCTTCTGGTCGTGGCGGCCTCCGGTCCGCGACAGGCACATCGTTCGGAGGAAGTCGAGGGCGAGGGCACCGATATCGTTCTGGCACTCGACATCAGCGGCAGCATGCAGTCGCTCGACTTCCAGCCGCTCGACCGGCTCGAGTCCGCCAAGGCCGTGATCCGCGAGTTCATCAGCGGCCGTCCGCACGACCAGATCGGGCTCGTGGTCTTCGCGGCCCGCGCCTTTACGCAATGCCCGCTCACCCTGGACCATCCGGTATTGACCGGATTTCTCGACGAGATCAGGGTCGGCCTGGTCGATGACGGCACGGCCATCGGCCTTGGCCTGGCCACGGCCGTATCGCGGCTGCAGAGGTCCACGTCGCCGAGCCGCACCATCATCCTGTTGACCGACGGCGTGAACAACGTGCCAACGCTCGAACCGGAAACCGCAGCCAGGCTCGCCAAGACGTTCGGCATCCGGGTCTACGCCGTGGCGATCGGGCGCGAGGGAATGGTCCCGTTCCCGGTCGAGGATCCGATCTTCGGGCGGCGCACGCGGCAGATCGAGTCGAAGATCGACCTGGCGCTCCTGCGCCGCATCGCCGACACGACGGGCGGCGAGATGTTCCAGGCCACCGATCCCGAGGCCCTGCAGAACATCTTCCGCAAGATCGACGAGATGGAGAAGGTGCGTTTCCGCACGACGGTCAGTACCTGGTACCGCGAGCGCATGGCCTGGTTCGCCGTGCCCGGACTGGTCCTGCTGCTGGCCGAGGCGCTGCTGGCGGCAACATGGCTCAGGAGGCTGCCATGA
- a CDS encoding tetratricopeptide repeat protein, which produces MPLLLGVAVVILCAGSAMGSAPPPAAREALARVDSLLAVGLPDQAAELALAGVKRWGKDPLYGWQLQGRAGAALVAAGRSREALTMLEPALQLNPRDGALHHQLGLALAALGRRGRALAEFDEAAALDPSSVAPRLEAGRIRGALGDWARARADLEAARRLCGGCPEADRLLGSMLLSAGRPGEAVAPLQRLWAAQPSAEVRRHLLAALAGARADSALLALVSATPCAQWTGDDWRMAVQSEGRLGGAIWAGAALKAAADGDTTQVPVAEDVFWAQASLNLLAAGRADAALEAVDRALALVPDRSAYHHNRAAVLVALGRLDEARGALEAAGREPSPPAAGEKP; this is translated from the coding sequence ATGCCACTCCTGTTGGGCGTGGCCGTGGTGATCCTATGTGCCGGTTCCGCAATGGGTTCGGCGCCGCCGCCGGCGGCACGTGAGGCCCTGGCGCGGGTGGACAGCCTCCTGGCAGTCGGATTGCCCGACCAGGCGGCGGAACTGGCCTTGGCGGGCGTCAAGCGGTGGGGCAAGGACCCCCTGTATGGCTGGCAGTTGCAGGGACGGGCCGGTGCCGCGCTCGTCGCCGCCGGCCGCAGCCGCGAAGCACTCACCATGCTCGAGCCGGCCCTGCAGCTGAACCCCCGCGACGGTGCACTCCACCATCAGCTGGGACTGGCGCTCGCAGCGCTGGGCCGCCGCGGGCGGGCCCTGGCGGAATTCGACGAAGCCGCCGCGTTGGACCCCTCGTCCGTGGCCCCGCGGCTGGAGGCGGGTCGGATCCGCGGCGCCCTGGGCGACTGGGCGCGCGCCCGCGCGGACCTCGAAGCGGCGAGGCGCCTGTGCGGCGGCTGCCCCGAAGCCGACCGGCTGCTCGGCAGCATGCTCCTGTCGGCCGGCAGGCCGGGTGAGGCCGTGGCTCCGCTGCAGCGATTATGGGCGGCCCAGCCGTCTGCGGAGGTCCGGCGGCACCTGCTGGCCGCCCTTGCCGGGGCCCGTGCGGACTCCGCGCTTCTTGCGCTTGTCTCGGCCACGCCGTGTGCGCAATGGACCGGCGATGACTGGCGCATGGCCGTCCAGTCCGAAGGGCGGCTCGGGGGCGCCATCTGGGCCGGGGCGGCCCTCAAGGCCGCTGCCGACGGCGACACGACACAGGTGCCCGTGGCCGAAGACGTTTTCTGGGCCCAGGCTTCCCTCAACCTGCTGGCAGCGGGGCGCGCGGACGCGGCGCTCGAAGCCGTGGACCGGGCGCTGGCCCTGGTGCCGGACCGATCCGCCTATCACCACAACCGGGCCGCCGTGCTGGTGGCCCTCGGCAGGCTGGACGAAGCCCGTGGCGCGCTTGAAGCCGCCGGCAGGGAGCCGTCGCCGCCTGCCGCGGGGGAGAAGCCGTGA
- a CDS encoding DUF507 family protein, whose amino-acid sequence MRLSEERITVLAKEICERLLDEELVDIELAENDFMRLVEMLIMTDLRIEDEIDEQTTTFLLKNRPQLEEGSTAWEVEFERKKLDLSMARGYVAF is encoded by the coding sequence ATGCGCCTTTCGGAAGAACGCATCACGGTGCTGGCCAAGGAGATCTGCGAGAGGCTCCTCGACGAGGAACTCGTCGACATCGAACTGGCCGAGAACGACTTCATGCGCCTCGTGGAAATGCTGATCATGACGGACCTGCGCATCGAGGACGAAATCGACGAGCAGACAACGACTTTCCTGCTCAAGAATCGCCCCCAGCTCGAGGAAGGGTCCACCGCCTGGGAAGTCGAGTTCGAGCGCAAGAAGCTCGACCTGTCGATGGCCCGCGGCTATGTCGCCTTCTGA
- a CDS encoding AAA family ATPase yields the protein MSDLHALDKVRAEEMASRLRGVYSEVGKVIVGQRDMIEGLLLGLMTGGHILLEGVPGLAKTLAVSTLARTVHTGFRRIQFTPDLLPADVTGTTIYNRETGEFTVKKGPVFSNIILADEINRAPAKVQSALLEAMQERQVTIGGETFRLPDPFLVLATQNPIEQEGTYPLPEAQVDRFLLKLRIGYPTREDERAILERMAGREVPEVSPVLEPQGLAEIRAAVNAVFIDEKIKSYVLDIVFASRDPEAAGLKLAPLIAWGASPRATLALTQLARARALLRGRAFVVPEDVKAVGHDALRHRILVTYEAEAENLTSDDIVTTLLDSIAVP from the coding sequence ATGTCCGACCTGCATGCTCTCGACAAGGTTCGCGCCGAGGAAATGGCGTCCCGTCTGCGCGGTGTTTATTCCGAAGTCGGCAAGGTCATCGTCGGCCAGCGCGACATGATCGAGGGCCTCCTGCTGGGACTGATGACCGGTGGCCATATCCTGCTGGAAGGCGTGCCCGGCCTGGCCAAGACCCTCGCCGTGAGCACGCTGGCGCGCACAGTCCACACGGGTTTCCGGCGGATTCAGTTCACGCCCGACCTGCTGCCGGCCGATGTCACCGGAACCACCATCTACAATCGCGAGACGGGTGAGTTCACCGTCAAGAAGGGCCCGGTGTTCTCGAACATCATCCTGGCTGACGAGATCAACCGCGCCCCGGCAAAGGTCCAGAGTGCGCTGCTCGAGGCCATGCAGGAGCGCCAGGTGACGATCGGAGGCGAGACGTTCCGCCTGCCGGACCCGTTCCTGGTCCTGGCCACGCAGAACCCGATCGAGCAGGAGGGCACCTACCCGTTGCCCGAGGCTCAGGTCGATCGCTTCCTCCTGAAACTGCGGATCGGCTACCCGACCCGCGAGGACGAACGGGCCATCCTCGAGCGCATGGCGGGCCGCGAGGTGCCCGAGGTTTCGCCGGTGCTCGAACCGCAGGGGCTGGCTGAGATCCGCGCGGCGGTCAATGCGGTCTTCATCGACGAGAAGATCAAGTCGTATGTCCTGGACATCGTCTTCGCTTCGCGGGATCCCGAGGCGGCGGGCCTCAAGCTGGCCCCGCTCATCGCCTGGGGTGCGTCGCCGCGCGCCACCCTGGCTCTCACGCAGCTGGCCCGCGCGCGGGCCCTGTTGCGCGGGCGTGCCTTCGTGGTCCCCGAGGACGTCAAGGCCGTCGGCCACGACGCGTTGCGCCACCGGATCCTGGTAACCTACGAAGCGGAAGCGGAGAACCTGACCTCGGACGATATCGTGACCACGCTGCTCGACAGCATCGCGGTGCCGTAA
- a CDS encoding energy transducer TonB codes for MSRSGTKVFGAQLFVPAVVAALAVLAGCAGTAKGPRQAAEAPPPVAVRPLARDADLNESPAPAGAWREHRLSRCRDDVEIPAAVEKLVALSSEFYRERAGSDAIVELELACSGGQRHPLVLVTLGQLYMLAGQGEPTLLPKEGPARDVGSWARNQPRLLARSRQLLAEAAAAWPQDAGIDYLLADVARASGDTLAAASLVAGAAAKCTGGRTFRLLQFYQQLNRYPARHEGGPAPDYPAGALERREQGEVVVDLLLSPDARVRQAVVVSSPSEDLSAAATECLRRGRFSASRLGKYPIWSWLRVTVAFRLES; via the coding sequence GTGAGCCGCAGCGGAACGAAAGTGTTTGGGGCGCAGCTGTTCGTGCCGGCCGTCGTGGCCGCGCTGGCCGTCCTGGCCGGATGCGCCGGCACGGCGAAGGGGCCCCGGCAGGCGGCAGAGGCGCCCCCGCCCGTGGCGGTCAGGCCGCTGGCCCGCGATGCCGACCTGAACGAGTCGCCGGCTCCTGCAGGAGCCTGGCGTGAGCACCGGCTGTCGCGCTGCCGCGATGATGTTGAGATTCCGGCGGCCGTCGAGAAACTGGTGGCGCTCAGTTCCGAATTCTACCGGGAGAGAGCCGGGTCCGATGCCATCGTCGAACTCGAGTTGGCGTGCAGCGGGGGGCAGCGGCATCCGCTCGTGCTGGTGACGCTCGGACAGCTGTACATGCTGGCCGGGCAGGGAGAGCCCACCTTGCTGCCGAAGGAAGGTCCCGCGCGCGATGTCGGCAGTTGGGCGCGCAACCAGCCGCGGCTGCTGGCACGGTCGCGCCAGTTGCTGGCCGAGGCGGCGGCGGCCTGGCCACAGGACGCCGGCATCGACTATCTGCTGGCCGACGTGGCGCGGGCGTCCGGCGATACCCTGGCCGCGGCCTCCCTGGTGGCCGGCGCTGCTGCCAAGTGCACCGGCGGCCGGACGTTTCGCCTCCTGCAATTCTACCAGCAGCTCAACCGCTACCCGGCCCGCCACGAGGGTGGCCCGGCGCCGGACTACCCGGCCGGGGCGCTGGAGCGGCGGGAGCAGGGCGAGGTGGTCGTAGACCTGCTGCTCAGCCCGGACGCCCGGGTGCGCCAGGCGGTCGTCGTCAGTTCGCCGTCGGAGGATTTGTCCGCGGCCGCTACCGAATGCCTGCGTCGCGGGAGGTTCTCGGCGTCTCGGCTGGGCAAGTACCCCATCTGGAGCTGGCTGCGGGTCACGGTGGCCTTCCGGCTGGAATCCTGA
- a CDS encoding PD40 domain-containing protein yields MTWLRNRCLPMAYLALLATLVVVGCTSKEDPSETLTVCGNHSCGELVMVTTDTSSDGYHYLSPRLSPDGTTIAFTCDWWSLPSDPRYAGDDYFVNYRQVGLIPVQTGVEPAENLAALGARLVRLQDFSLLISGTGDFQQGAADFDKGPPVWVDDQTLLFPMRVRIGFRMFRADITNPAVTTVTPVFMEPADATPSPVLWQHLEPTLSPDGRWLAFTRSGCAIPDSFETCSGLALWALDMSTAGANNGYGARAFPVTTEYSRIETPAWSPDGSTLVFSGGLDVAGQRGVGTELFTVDFDTTGLAAGTMALDRNLRRLTSTPLAEGDPITGVLNTSPCYALDGSSVYFVSTRRAPSITLHDRSIWRVPSDGTLDPEVYYFTRADEADPSINPDGSVLFSSALGFPTEMLNRLEEEAYQRIWQQDQFDIENTPGYVPKTELQMRNEAAEERQLLEFFEGVMSHLYFYRP; encoded by the coding sequence ATGACTTGGCTGCGAAACCGCTGCCTGCCGATGGCTTACCTCGCCCTGCTCGCCACCCTGGTCGTGGTGGGTTGCACCAGCAAGGAGGACCCGTCGGAGACCCTGACGGTCTGCGGCAATCACTCCTGCGGCGAACTGGTCATGGTCACGACCGACACCTCCAGTGACGGCTACCATTACCTCAGCCCGCGCTTGTCGCCGGACGGTACCACCATCGCCTTCACGTGCGACTGGTGGTCGCTGCCTTCGGACCCGCGCTATGCGGGCGATGACTACTTCGTCAATTACCGGCAGGTGGGACTGATCCCGGTCCAGACCGGGGTGGAGCCGGCGGAGAATCTCGCCGCGCTGGGTGCGCGACTGGTCCGGCTGCAGGATTTCAGCCTCCTTATTTCCGGAACCGGCGACTTCCAGCAGGGCGCGGCCGACTTCGACAAGGGTCCGCCGGTGTGGGTGGACGATCAGACACTCCTGTTCCCGATGCGGGTGCGCATCGGTTTCCGCATGTTCCGCGCCGACATCACGAATCCCGCAGTGACGACGGTGACGCCTGTCTTCATGGAACCCGCCGATGCGACGCCGTCGCCGGTCCTGTGGCAGCACCTTGAACCGACGCTGTCGCCTGATGGCCGTTGGCTGGCCTTCACGCGGTCGGGTTGTGCGATTCCGGATTCGTTCGAGACATGCTCAGGTCTGGCGCTGTGGGCGCTGGACATGTCGACGGCCGGCGCCAATAACGGTTACGGCGCACGCGCCTTCCCGGTGACGACGGAGTATTCTCGCATCGAGACACCGGCATGGTCGCCGGACGGTTCCACGCTCGTCTTCAGTGGCGGCCTCGATGTGGCGGGACAGCGTGGGGTGGGCACGGAGTTGTTCACGGTCGACTTCGACACCACGGGCCTGGCTGCCGGCACCATGGCGCTGGACCGCAACCTGCGTCGGTTGACGTCCACGCCGCTGGCTGAGGGCGATCCGATCACGGGTGTGCTGAACACGTCGCCGTGCTACGCGCTCGACGGCAGCAGTGTCTACTTCGTATCCACTCGCCGTGCGCCTTCCATCACCTTGCACGACCGCAGTATCTGGCGCGTGCCGTCCGATGGAACCCTCGATCCCGAGGTGTACTACTTCACACGTGCCGATGAAGCCGACCCGAGCATCAACCCCGACGGTTCGGTTCTGTTCAGCAGCGCGCTCGGCTTCCCGACCGAGATGTTGAACCGGCTCGAGGAAGAAGCCTACCAGCGCATCTGGCAGCAGGACCAGTTCGACATCGAGAACACGCCGGGCTACGTGCCGAAGACCGAGTTGCAGATGAGGAACGAGGCCGCCGAGGAGCGCCAGTTGCTCGAGTTCTTTGAAGGCGTCATGTCGCACCTGTACTTCTACCGTCCGTGA
- a CDS encoding DUF507 family protein produces the protein MRLSNRKIEHLGKRVLKMMQDDPRIHPAGNTDLVLRAIEDALADNLRLEDEIDQEVEQLLAQNVNEIRAMEMDVGALRAKMKRELARKKRFVL, from the coding sequence GTGCGTCTGAGCAACCGCAAGATCGAGCACCTGGGCAAGCGGGTCCTGAAAATGATGCAGGATGACCCGCGGATCCACCCCGCGGGCAACACCGATCTCGTGCTGCGCGCGATCGAGGACGCCTTGGCGGACAACCTGCGACTCGAGGACGAAATCGACCAGGAAGTCGAACAGCTCCTCGCCCAGAACGTCAACGAAATACGCGCCATGGAAATGGACGTCGGCGCCCTGAGGGCCAAGATGAAACGGGAACTGGCCCGCAAGAAACGCTTCGTCCTCTAG
- a CDS encoding glycosyltransferase family 4 protein: MRILVLSPYLPHRRVGHGGGTAVRDLLGWLARQHEVTAACLVRPGEEGLVDDVRTLGVAVEGLPFADRSAAGTRRFAFWRHRLAAAARATASGFPYFVEKYRTAALAARVADIVERTRPEAVQIEYLQLALHCRDLRRLPDGARPRLILNTHELGSLPRDRRAEIATDPWRRRLARVEAARWRRLQVEACGWADRTLCVTEQDRVLLEAMGGRRLSTVPLGMDLEAVRADWDPPADGCRILFVGSFSHGPNRSGARRLLEVVWPRVRAARPEATLELAGRGSDTFLATLGDAANWSAQGVTALGYVDDLAPHFRHCHAFAAPLTEGGGIKIKVLEALARGVPVVTTAVGAEGIATADSTALYVAPPDAAFAEALLRVTSDGKLAHSLAAGGRRLMEEHFGWAAITGRLTRIYSGLPD; this comes from the coding sequence ATGAGGATCCTCGTCCTGTCCCCGTACCTGCCCCACCGCCGCGTCGGCCACGGCGGCGGTACGGCCGTGCGCGACCTCCTGGGCTGGCTGGCGCGGCAGCATGAGGTCACGGCGGCCTGCCTCGTCCGCCCCGGCGAGGAAGGCCTGGTGGACGACGTGCGGACCCTGGGCGTGGCGGTCGAGGGGCTTCCATTTGCCGACCGCAGCGCTGCCGGGACCCGCAGGTTCGCATTCTGGCGGCACCGTCTGGCCGCTGCCGCGCGAGCGACCGCGTCGGGATTTCCGTACTTCGTCGAGAAGTACCGCACGGCCGCCCTCGCGGCACGTGTCGCCGACATCGTGGAGCGCACGCGCCCCGAGGCGGTCCAGATCGAGTACCTGCAGCTCGCCCTCCATTGCCGCGACCTGCGGCGGCTGCCCGACGGGGCCCGTCCCCGGCTCATTCTCAACACCCACGAACTGGGCTCGCTGCCGCGCGACCGGCGCGCCGAGATCGCCACCGACCCCTGGCGCCGGCGGTTGGCGCGCGTGGAAGCCGCGCGCTGGCGACGGCTCCAGGTCGAGGCCTGCGGCTGGGCCGACAGGACGCTCTGCGTCACGGAGCAGGATCGTGTGCTCCTCGAGGCCATGGGCGGCCGCAGGCTGTCCACGGTCCCGCTCGGCATGGATCTCGAAGCCGTGCGTGCCGACTGGGACCCGCCTGCCGATGGCTGCCGGATCCTGTTCGTCGGCTCGTTCAGCCACGGCCCGAATCGCAGCGGCGCAAGGCGACTGCTGGAAGTGGTCTGGCCGCGGGTCCGTGCGGCACGTCCCGAGGCAACACTCGAACTGGCGGGACGCGGGTCGGACACGTTCCTCGCGACACTGGGCGACGCCGCGAACTGGTCGGCACAGGGCGTTACGGCACTCGGCTACGTGGACGACCTGGCGCCGCACTTCCGGCACTGCCACGCCTTTGCCGCGCCGCTGACCGAGGGCGGCGGCATCAAGATCAAGGTCCTGGAAGCCCTCGCACGCGGTGTCCCGGTGGTGACGACCGCGGTGGGTGCCGAGGGCATTGCGACGGCGGACTCGACGGCCCTGTACGTGGCCCCGCCCGACGCGGCGTTCGCCGAGGCGTTGTTGCGGGTGACTTCCGACGGGAAGCTGGCGCACTCGCTGGCCGCCGGCGGGCGCCGGCTGATGGAAGAACACTTCGGCTGGGCGGCCATCACCGGCCGGCTCACGCGGATCTACAGCGGCCTGCCCGACTGA